Proteins found in one Streptomyces sp. CB09001 genomic segment:
- a CDS encoding MFS transporter has translation MTETITSPPVRTGTPEAPPALGGLGLFTVLLGAALPLVDFFIVNVALPTIGADLHASEAVLELVVAGYGVAYAVLLVLGGRLGDLFGRRRLFLGGMAAFGLTSLACGLAPGAWSLVAARVAQGASAAAMLPQVLATIQATTTGPRRARAMSLYGATAGLSMVAGQILGGVLVAADIAGSGWRSVFLVNVPVVLVGLFLAARAVPETRSARPEPVDVPGTFLLAASILTLLVPLTEGRAAGWPLWTWLSLAAFPFAAAAFYAVERRADRAGRTPLVPPSLFAIVSLRRGLLLIVPFSIGFSGFMFVIAVALQQGAGLGPVAAGLALAPLAVVFFLFSLAGPRLVARYGTRVVPVGAALQGVGLALMTLAAWRSWPDLGLVELLPGAAVAGAGQALQLPVVLRVVLSEVPAERAGVGGGVMVTTQQSSLALGVATLGTLFLSLTPGMGMRDALVTTLLVQLAGVALTGLLSLRLPRTIV, from the coding sequence GTGACCGAAACCATCACTTCACCTCCCGTCCGTACGGGCACCCCGGAAGCGCCGCCCGCACTCGGCGGCCTCGGACTCTTCACGGTGCTGCTGGGTGCGGCACTCCCGCTCGTCGACTTCTTCATCGTCAACGTCGCCCTGCCCACCATCGGCGCGGACCTCCACGCGAGTGAGGCGGTCCTGGAACTCGTCGTCGCCGGATACGGGGTGGCGTACGCCGTCCTGCTGGTCCTCGGCGGCCGGCTCGGCGACCTGTTCGGCCGGCGCCGCCTGTTCCTGGGCGGCATGGCGGCCTTCGGGCTGACCTCGCTGGCCTGCGGGCTGGCGCCGGGCGCCTGGTCGCTGGTGGCCGCGCGGGTGGCGCAGGGCGCCTCGGCCGCCGCGATGCTGCCGCAGGTGCTGGCGACCATCCAGGCGACCACGACCGGTCCCCGGCGCGCGAGGGCCATGAGCCTGTACGGCGCTACGGCCGGCCTGTCGATGGTGGCCGGGCAGATCCTGGGCGGCGTCCTGGTGGCCGCCGACATCGCGGGCAGCGGCTGGCGTTCCGTCTTCCTGGTGAACGTCCCGGTCGTCCTCGTGGGCCTGTTCCTCGCGGCCCGCGCGGTCCCGGAGACCCGCTCCGCGCGCCCCGAGCCGGTGGACGTCCCCGGCACCTTCCTGCTGGCCGCCTCGATCCTGACCCTGCTGGTCCCGCTGACCGAGGGCCGGGCGGCGGGCTGGCCGCTGTGGACGTGGCTGTCGCTGGCCGCGTTCCCGTTCGCGGCGGCGGCGTTCTACGCGGTGGAGCGCCGGGCGGACCGCGCGGGCCGCACCCCGCTGGTCCCGCCGAGCCTGTTCGCGATCGTCTCGCTGCGCCGCGGCCTGCTGCTCATCGTGCCGTTCTCGATCGGCTTCAGCGGCTTCATGTTCGTCATCGCGGTGGCGCTGCAGCAGGGCGCAGGCCTGGGCCCGGTGGCCGCGGGCCTGGCGCTGGCGCCGCTCGCGGTGGTGTTCTTCCTCTTCTCCCTCGCCGGCCCCCGGCTGGTCGCCCGCTACGGCACCCGTGTCGTGCCCGTCGGCGCCGCCCTCCAGGGGGTAGGCCTGGCCCTGATGACGCTGGCCGCGTGGCGCTCCTGGCCCGATCTGGGCCTGGTCGAACTCCTGCCGGGCGCGGCGGTCGCGGGGGCGGGCCAGGCGCTCCAGCTCCCGGTCGTCCTGCGGGTGGTCCTGTCGGAGGTGCCCGCCGAACGCGCCGGCGTGGGCGGTGGTGTCATGGTCACCACCCAGCAGTCGTCGCTGGCCCTGGGCGTGGCCACCCTGGGTACCCTGTTCCTGTCGTTGACCCCGGGCATGGGCATGCGGGACGCCCTGGTGACGACGCTGCTGGTGCAGCTGGCGGGGGTGGCCCTGACCGGCCTGCTGAGCCTGCGCCTGCCCCGGACGATCGTCTGA